One Deltaproteobacteria bacterium genomic region harbors:
- a CDS encoding RES domain-containing protein: MAKSSPIWFGWRRAVGLCRNGDRRPRGRKSPGPDRVRRLFLMASGWRIVPDARAHDAFIGEGAKLFGGRWNSSGVAVLYGSQHKSLAALELLVHRDLRRPNRFTAFPFQFPESLVETLPLRGLSQDWRQEPPPPSTQGIGDAWVRESRSVVLAVPSIIIPEELNYVLNPNHPDFRKITLGKPQEFTFDARLLT; the protein is encoded by the coding sequence ATGGCTAAAAGCTCCCCAATTTGGTTTGGGTGGCGCCGTGCCGTTGGACTATGCAGAAACGGAGATCGGCGCCCGCGAGGTCGAAAATCTCCTGGGCCGGATCGAGTACGGCGTTTATTCCTGATGGCGTCGGGATGGCGCATCGTGCCGGACGCTCGTGCTCACGACGCCTTTATTGGCGAGGGTGCAAAATTATTTGGTGGTCGCTGGAATTCCTCCGGTGTGGCGGTTCTCTATGGTAGCCAGCACAAGTCCCTCGCGGCATTAGAACTTCTCGTCCACCGTGACCTCAGAAGGCCCAACCGATTCACCGCATTCCCTTTTCAATTTCCCGAGTCACTGGTTGAAACGCTACCGCTACGAGGTCTGTCACAAGATTGGCGACAAGAGCCACCGCCACCCTCCACCCAAGGGATCGGTGACGCCTGGGTGAGAGAATCGCGATCGGTGGTCTTGGCTGTGCCGAGCATTATCATACCGGAAGAGCTGAATTACGTACTTAATCCCAACCACCCTGACTTCCGGAAAATCACCCTTGGCAAACCGCAGGAATTTACTTTCGACGCCCGCCTTTTGACCTGA
- a CDS encoding extracellular solute-binding protein: MSNLVLSACAVLLCLAEARAQSDWKKEWEKTVEAAKKEGQVNVYIGGWEAVLESGAFQRAFPEIKATWVGGRGGENAKRILAERRAGKFLADVSSEGIGSNYRVLHLAKSFDPIKAALLLPEVTDESLWYQGKHRYADPEGQFIFRYVGTRQNGNIAYNTKLVNPKEIHSVWDLVDAKWKGKIIARDVRVPGPGSAPMRFFYLHPAIGPAFIKKLFGEMEVTLFRDFRQGIDWLASGKASLCLFCADSDKAKAQGLPVDEFVNFKEGAPLVTQYGTLGLVNRAPHPNAARVFINWFLSRDGQIALQKTLAKNAAETADSLRIDIPKNDVSPENRRAAGVNYLDLDSQVEWTDIKPALAVFEEALANAEKQKK; the protein is encoded by the coding sequence ATGTCAAACCTTGTCTTGTCGGCTTGCGCCGTATTGCTATGCCTGGCGGAGGCGCGCGCTCAGTCGGACTGGAAAAAAGAATGGGAAAAAACCGTTGAGGCGGCGAAGAAGGAAGGCCAGGTCAATGTCTACATCGGCGGTTGGGAAGCCGTCCTCGAATCGGGTGCATTTCAAAGAGCCTTTCCCGAGATTAAGGCGACCTGGGTCGGCGGCCGCGGCGGCGAGAACGCTAAACGCATTCTCGCCGAGCGCCGCGCCGGAAAGTTTCTCGCCGACGTGAGCAGCGAAGGCATCGGTTCCAATTATCGGGTGCTGCATTTGGCCAAAAGCTTCGATCCGATCAAAGCCGCGCTCTTGCTGCCCGAAGTGACCGATGAATCGCTCTGGTATCAGGGTAAGCACCGCTACGCCGACCCCGAAGGGCAGTTCATCTTTCGTTACGTCGGCACGCGGCAAAATGGCAACATCGCCTACAACACCAAGCTGGTCAACCCGAAGGAAATTCACTCGGTGTGGGACTTGGTCGATGCAAAGTGGAAAGGCAAAATCATCGCGCGCGACGTGCGCGTTCCCGGGCCGGGGAGCGCGCCGATGCGCTTTTTCTACCTGCACCCGGCGATCGGCCCGGCTTTCATCAAGAAGTTGTTCGGCGAGATGGAGGTGACGCTCTTCCGTGACTTTCGCCAGGGTATCGATTGGCTCGCGAGCGGCAAGGCGAGCCTGTGCTTGTTCTGCGCGGACAGCGACAAGGCCAAAGCTCAGGGACTACCGGTCGACGAGTTTGTGAATTTTAAGGAAGGCGCGCCGCTGGTGACGCAATACGGCACGCTTGGCCTCGTGAATCGCGCGCCTCACCCAAATGCGGCGAGGGTTTTCATCAACTGGTTTCTTTCGCGCGATGGCCAGATCGCACTGCAAAAAACTCTAGCCAAGAACGCTGCCGAGACGGCCGATTCGCTGCGCATCGATATTCCGAAAAACGACGTCAGTCCAGAGAACCGCCGCGCCGCGGGAGTCAACTATCTCGACCTCGACAGCCAGGTTGAATGGACGGATATAAAGCCGGCGCTGGCGGTTTTTGAAGAGGCGCTGGCAAACGCGGAAAAACAAAAAAAGTAG
- a CDS encoding DUF2384 domain-containing protein encodes MIVESYLRVSSDKVRGKSGSRMLASTKIIQQVQGGLPVQELEALRNSLDMPMEKLASKLGISNATLHRRKAQGRLGPAESDRVVRLARLIGKAATVLGGIEAARQWLKAPQFGLGGAVPLDYAETEIGAREVENLLGRIEYGVYS; translated from the coding sequence ATGATTGTGGAGTCTTACCTTCGCGTTTCGTCTGATAAAGTCCGAGGCAAGTCCGGCTCCAGGATGTTAGCCTCGACAAAGATTATTCAGCAGGTTCAGGGCGGCTTACCCGTTCAGGAGCTGGAGGCTTTGCGGAATAGCCTGGATATGCCGATGGAGAAGCTTGCGTCGAAACTGGGCATCTCGAACGCCACCCTCCATCGAAGAAAGGCGCAGGGGCGGCTGGGGCCAGCGGAGTCCGACCGAGTTGTGCGATTAGCCCGATTGATAGGAAAGGCAGCGACAGTCCTAGGCGGCATCGAGGCGGCGCGCCAATGGCTAAAAGCTCCCCAATTTGGTTTGGGTGGCGCCGTGCCGTTGGACTATGCAGAAACGGAGATCGGCGCCCGCGAGGTCGAAAATCTCCTGGGCCGGATCGAGTACGGCGTTTATTCCTGA
- a CDS encoding 4-hydroxy-2-oxovalerate aldolase: MGYETGINLWKIMDVAENIVRPIMPKPVRIGKVSLTMGYAGVYSSFLLHDDKAAEQFGVDARDILVELGKRKVVGGQEDMIVEAAMMLAEKQKRGAAS, encoded by the coding sequence ATGGGCTATGAAACCGGCATCAACTTATGGAAGATCATGGACGTGGCGGAGAACATCGTCCGGCCGATCATGCCCAAGCCGGTGCGCATCGGCAAAGTGAGTCTCACCATGGGCTATGCCGGAGTCTACTCGAGTTTTCTTTTGCATGACGACAAAGCCGCCGAACAGTTCGGCGTCGACGCCCGTGATATCTTAGTTGAGCTCGGCAAGCGCAAAGTCGTTGGCGGTCAAGAAGACATGATAGTCGAAGCGGCGATGATGCTGGCCGAAAAACAAAAGCGCGGCGCTGCGTCGTAA
- a CDS encoding amidohydrolase: MQQPKVIDADGHIYENHEEIEEYFEGKYKGMRRARAYALFPSLDGWPRGLGAGRPDKVTETKPDDVIKFVESLGVDYTVLYPTAALAIGLVQDPGWSCSISRAYNNWFHARYIKRDSRLKGVAVLPVQDPQGAAAELRHAVEKLDMCGAFLPSATVMNKGFGHPDFRPIFAMAQDLGVPLGIHGAPSRGFGFDYFEDQGQVHALEHPFPLMIQFTSIICDGVLEQFPKLKIAFLEAGCGWLPYMMDRLDYEYETRGARSFPNLKKKPSAYVKDCPVYVTCEPEETSLAHVAQIIGDDRIMFPSDYPHERVYGEFLKDIPELLKRPELSDSTKQKILYDNAKEFYRI, translated from the coding sequence ATGCAGCAACCCAAAGTCATCGATGCCGACGGCCACATTTACGAAAACCACGAAGAGATCGAAGAGTACTTCGAAGGCAAGTACAAAGGCATGCGCCGCGCCCGCGCTTATGCGCTGTTTCCATCCCTCGATGGCTGGCCGCGCGGCCTGGGTGCTGGGCGGCCTGACAAAGTCACTGAGACCAAACCTGACGACGTCATCAAGTTCGTCGAATCCCTCGGCGTCGACTACACTGTGCTCTATCCGACTGCGGCGCTGGCGATCGGTTTGGTGCAAGACCCTGGCTGGTCCTGCTCGATCTCGCGCGCCTACAACAACTGGTTTCACGCGCGCTACATCAAGAGAGATTCCCGTCTAAAAGGCGTTGCCGTTTTACCCGTGCAAGACCCGCAAGGCGCCGCTGCGGAGTTGCGCCACGCTGTGGAGAAGCTCGACATGTGCGGCGCGTTTCTGCCCTCGGCAACGGTGATGAACAAGGGCTTCGGCCATCCCGACTTCCGGCCGATCTTCGCCATGGCGCAAGACCTGGGCGTGCCGCTCGGCATTCACGGCGCGCCAAGCCGCGGTTTTGGTTTCGACTATTTTGAAGATCAAGGACAAGTCCATGCGCTCGAACACCCGTTTCCGTTGATGATCCAGTTCACCAGTATCATTTGCGACGGCGTGCTCGAACAATTTCCCAAACTGAAAATCGCCTTCCTCGAAGCCGGCTGCGGCTGGCTGCCCTACATGATGGATCGTTTGGATTATGAATATGAAACCCGCGGCGCGCGTTCGTTTCCCAATCTGAAAAAGAAACCGAGCGCCTACGTGAAAGACTGCCCGGTCTATGTGACCTGCGAGCCGGAAGAAACATCGCTGGCGCACGTGGCGCAAATCATTGGCGATGACCGCATCATGTTTCCGTCCGACTATCCACACGAGCGGGTCTACGGCGAGTTTTTGAAAGACATCCCGGAGCTGCTTAAGCGGCCCGAGTTGTCAGATTCGACCAAACAGAAGATTCTTTACGACAACGCCAAAGAGTTTTATCGGATTTAA
- a CDS encoding alpha/beta hydrolase, which translates to MPFYEKGAVRIYYEEAGSGYPLLVIPGGGLNSTIAGLKRGRPFSTIEEFGGEYRCIFADLRNANGGQSSGPLEIERPWEAAADDQIGLMDHLGIDKFVVMGFCIGGPLAWNLLKRAPGRIVASVMAQPSGCRPERPNQAYDHNMKEWGPELVKRRPDLTIEMVDKFLTKMYLSNPDFVWCVTRDFVRHCQTPVLVLPDDIPPHPYAVAMESALLAPKGEVSMFPWKEPKERVPLAVRQIRSFLRAHRLAPV; encoded by the coding sequence GTTCGGGCTATCCGTTGTTGGTCATCCCTGGCGGAGGATTGAACTCGACGATTGCCGGTCTGAAGCGCGGCAGGCCTTTTAGTACGATCGAAGAGTTCGGGGGAGAGTATCGCTGCATCTTCGCGGATCTGCGCAACGCCAATGGCGGACAGTCCTCCGGCCCGCTCGAGATCGAACGGCCGTGGGAAGCCGCTGCCGATGATCAAATCGGTCTGATGGACCACTTGGGGATCGACAAGTTCGTGGTGATGGGCTTCTGCATCGGCGGACCTTTGGCTTGGAACCTTTTGAAGCGCGCCCCCGGTCGTATCGTTGCCTCGGTGATGGCGCAGCCGAGCGGCTGTCGCCCGGAGCGGCCCAACCAGGCGTACGATCACAACATGAAAGAGTGGGGCCCGGAACTGGTTAAGCGTCGGCCCGACCTGACAATAGAGATGGTCGACAAATTTCTCACCAAGATGTACCTCTCCAACCCAGACTTCGTCTGGTGCGTGACGCGCGATTTCGTGCGCCATTGCCAAACCCCGGTGCTGGTCCTGCCGGACGACATCCCACCGCACCCGTATGCGGTTGCCATGGAGTCCGCTCTGCTAGCGCCGAAGGGCGAGGTGAGCATGTTCCCGTGGAAGGAACCGAAGGAACGAGTTCCCCTGGCGGTGCGCCAGATACGTTCCTTCCTCCGGGCGCATCGGCTCGCCCCCGTTTAG
- a CDS encoding ABC transporter substrate-binding protein: protein MKLRANAPSLDYSRFVLVLALTVVTGIVSELRAQSLIKVPFPYSPINASALPFFIAKDTKLYEKYGLDVDPVFVGASQLIIQSMLSGAANVAGFGGPAIVTNVLRGGDIITVAAMTPLTISLVAHPSIQRVEELKGKKVGISRLGGIPHFAIQLILDRYNMKDVTILQMGTQSEAEVGLRRGAIDAAVLSPPQLYLLQRDGFRELVGAQDYTKLGIKFLSGGIAARRSYAVKNRDVIARMIKATFEGVKVIFTQEALAKRILSKYTRQTNPEILDKLHKFATETIPRDPTIPREAIVNMSRLMGEFGIVEKAQVSATTPEAYFDNSYVDEVKQSGFFKELWK from the coding sequence ATGAAGCTCCGAGCCAACGCTCCATCACTCGATTACTCCAGATTCGTGCTCGTGCTCGCGCTCACGGTGGTAACGGGGATCGTTTCGGAGTTGCGTGCCCAGTCGCTCATCAAGGTCCCCTTCCCCTATTCGCCGATCAACGCCAGCGCGCTGCCCTTCTTCATCGCCAAGGACACCAAGCTCTACGAGAAATACGGCCTCGACGTCGACCCGGTCTTCGTCGGCGCCTCGCAGTTGATCATCCAGTCGATGCTTTCCGGCGCCGCCAATGTGGCCGGCTTCGGCGGCCCGGCGATTGTGACGAATGTGTTGCGCGGCGGCGACATCATCACCGTCGCGGCGATGACGCCCCTGACGATTTCACTCGTGGCGCATCCGAGCATCCAACGGGTCGAAGAGCTCAAGGGCAAAAAGGTTGGCATCAGCCGTCTCGGCGGCATTCCTCATTTTGCGATTCAGTTGATCCTCGACCGCTACAACATGAAAGACGTAACGATTTTACAAATGGGCACCCAGTCTGAAGCCGAAGTTGGCCTGCGCCGCGGCGCCATCGACGCGGCCGTATTGTCACCGCCGCAGCTTTATTTGCTGCAGCGCGACGGTTTTCGTGAGCTGGTCGGCGCCCAGGACTACACCAAGCTCGGTATCAAGTTTCTCTCCGGCGGCATCGCCGCGCGCCGCTCCTACGCGGTCAAGAACCGCGATGTGATCGCGCGCATGATCAAAGCCACTTTCGAAGGCGTCAAAGTCATCTTCACCCAAGAAGCGCTGGCAAAGAGAATTCTTTCCAAATACACGCGCCAAACCAACCCGGAGATTCTCGACAAGCTGCACAAGTTCGCGACGGAGACGATTCCGCGCGACCCGACTATTCCTCGTGAAGCCATCGTCAATATGTCACGGCTCATGGGCGAATTTGGCATCGTCGAAAAAGCACAAGTCAGCGCGACGACGCCGGAAGCCTACTTCGACAACAGCTACGTCGACGAAGTCAAGCAGTCGGGGTTCTTCAAAGAGCTGTGGAAATAG
- a CDS encoding extracellular solute-binding protein: protein MQPMLVVLLSLALFLLGTQTAVEGAEAWQAEWERAIKAAEQEGEFTYYTVGEFNFLSEFEKKFPRIKVRVVQGRGVDLLARMMAERRGGKYLADIARIGNTSPYTLYQAKALQPIASALLLPEVKDESKWWSGKHQYIDSEGRYIFVPVGSVSINMVAYNTDAVAPAELNSFWDLLQEKWRAKIVVIDPRATGYGRSGARAAYFHPQLGAEFLNRLFRDQVVMVSRDYRQAIDWLAQKRFSIMLFSNGDDVLQARAQGLPINVIDTGVWKEGGMLEPGAFTLAWLDKSPHPNASKVFLNWLLSREGQLALQKDGGINDSLRIDIAKNDVRPVARRKEGAKYVVTWKEDWIDSEPMQRVVNQALSRNARKN from the coding sequence ATGCAACCGATGCTGGTTGTCCTTCTTTCCCTGGCACTGTTTCTTCTTGGCACGCAAACAGCGGTCGAGGGAGCGGAGGCTTGGCAGGCGGAATGGGAGCGGGCGATCAAAGCCGCTGAGCAAGAGGGCGAATTTACTTACTACACTGTTGGCGAGTTTAATTTCCTGAGCGAATTCGAAAAGAAATTTCCGCGCATCAAAGTCCGCGTCGTTCAGGGCCGGGGTGTCGATCTCTTGGCGCGCATGATGGCCGAGCGCCGCGGCGGCAAGTATCTCGCCGATATCGCGCGCATCGGCAACACCTCGCCCTACACACTCTATCAAGCCAAAGCGCTCCAGCCCATCGCGTCGGCGCTGCTGCTTCCCGAAGTCAAAGACGAGTCGAAATGGTGGTCCGGCAAACACCAGTACATCGACAGCGAAGGGCGATATATTTTCGTGCCGGTGGGCAGCGTGTCGATCAACATGGTGGCTTATAATACGGACGCGGTTGCCCCGGCGGAGCTTAATTCCTTTTGGGACCTGCTGCAGGAGAAGTGGCGGGCCAAGATCGTGGTCATCGATCCGCGCGCCACCGGTTATGGCCGCAGCGGTGCGCGCGCTGCGTATTTTCATCCTCAGCTCGGCGCCGAGTTTCTGAACCGGCTGTTCCGCGATCAGGTTGTGATGGTATCGCGCGATTACCGCCAGGCAATCGATTGGCTGGCGCAGAAAAGATTTTCGATCATGCTGTTCAGCAATGGCGATGACGTGCTGCAAGCAAGAGCGCAGGGATTGCCGATCAACGTCATTGACACTGGGGTGTGGAAAGAGGGCGGCATGTTGGAGCCGGGAGCGTTCACGCTGGCGTGGTTGGATAAATCACCACACCCCAACGCGTCGAAAGTGTTTCTCAATTGGCTCTTGTCCCGCGAGGGCCAGCTCGCCTTGCAAAAAGATGGCGGGATCAACGACTCACTGCGCATCGACATTGCCAAAAATGATGTGCGGCCGGTGGCGCGGCGCAAAGAAGGCGCGAAATACGTTGTCACCTGGAAAGAAGATTGGATCGATTCCGAGCCGATGCAGCGCGTCGTCAATCAGGCACTTTCGCGCAACGCACGTAAAAATTGA
- a CDS encoding Hsp70 family protein: MPNAFGLDFGTTNSALACARRDRSVELAQFGGGATFRSILYFEEDETAKLHRLRVVAGPDAIQRYLNAKTPGRLIQSTKSYLASRLFQQTQILGETYSLEELIGVLLRYLRKSAEAQFGDLGSTVVVGRPVHFSGTKKDEDDEFAVSRLRTAFRNAGFDDVHFLPEPVAAAYKYQRTLDHDELVLIADFGGGTSDFSLVHLHATRPGYSFSEQVIGQVLANDGVGIAGDMFDSKLVRNLVAPMLGLGSQYKTEFGKVLPVPNWIYEHLERWHYLSFLKNRKNMELLRQLHFQAREPQKLAALIDLVDHDLGYRLYQSTEAAKCALSESNNARFRFHEAAVDIQKSVLRDNFESWISPELQQIARCVDRLLGTCSVAAKNVDAIFMTGGSSFVPSVRRIFEQKFSHAPIRAGQEFTSVAEGLALHGLELFS, from the coding sequence ATGCCCAACGCTTTCGGTCTCGACTTCGGCACAACGAACAGCGCGCTCGCTTGCGCGCGCCGCGACCGTTCGGTCGAGCTAGCGCAATTCGGCGGCGGCGCGACGTTTCGCTCGATCCTTTATTTCGAAGAAGACGAGACTGCCAAGCTTCATCGACTCCGGGTCGTCGCCGGCCCCGATGCGATCCAGCGCTATTTGAACGCGAAAACGCCGGGTCGGCTCATCCAATCGACCAAATCCTATCTCGCCAGCCGATTGTTTCAGCAAACCCAAATACTCGGCGAGACTTACTCGCTCGAAGAATTGATCGGTGTGTTGCTGCGCTACCTGCGCAAATCGGCCGAAGCACAATTCGGCGACTTAGGTTCCACGGTGGTCGTCGGCCGCCCCGTCCATTTCAGCGGCACCAAGAAAGATGAAGACGACGAGTTCGCGGTGAGCCGGCTGCGCACGGCTTTCAGGAACGCCGGCTTTGACGACGTGCACTTTCTGCCGGAACCGGTCGCCGCCGCTTACAAATATCAGCGAACTCTGGACCACGACGAGCTGGTATTGATCGCCGACTTCGGCGGCGGCACCAGCGACTTTTCGCTGGTGCACCTGCATGCCACACGACCAGGCTATAGCTTCAGCGAACAAGTCATCGGCCAAGTACTTGCGAATGACGGTGTCGGCATCGCCGGCGACATGTTCGATAGCAAGCTCGTGCGCAACCTGGTCGCGCCCATGCTCGGCTTAGGTTCGCAGTACAAAACGGAGTTCGGCAAAGTCCTGCCGGTGCCCAACTGGATCTATGAGCATCTCGAGCGCTGGCATTATCTCTCGTTTCTCAAGAATCGTAAGAACATGGAGCTGCTGCGACAGCTGCACTTTCAAGCCCGTGAGCCGCAAAAACTCGCGGCATTGATCGACCTCGTCGATCACGACCTCGGCTACCGCTTGTACCAATCCACAGAAGCGGCTAAGTGCGCGCTGTCCGAAAGCAACAACGCGCGATTTCGCTTTCACGAAGCCGCCGTCGACATTCAGAAAAGCGTCCTTCGGGATAACTTCGAAAGCTGGATTAGTCCCGAGCTGCAGCAAATTGCCAGGTGCGTCGACCGATTGCTCGGCACCTGCAGCGTCGCTGCCAAGAACGTCGACGCCATATTTATGACCGGCGGTTCCTCTTTCGTCCCGTCCGTGCGCCGTATCTTTGAGCAAAAGTTCAGCCACGCACCGATCCGCGCCGGCCAAGAATTCACTTCGGTAGCCGAGGGGTTGGCGCTGCACGGGTTGGAACTGTTCAGTTGA
- a CDS encoding extracellular solute-binding protein yields the protein MMQIYRALIALFLFFAAPVFAQDAKLIEAGKKEGKLVLYGTMQGDTFDLLQKAFTKKTGIAIDYWRTSATKVAERALAEARAGKALFDLVMSTEDTHRIMYKEGILTRYESPVWKDFPKEAIDPVLGPRARNHIIGVMYNKDVIKPADAPKSLEDIVKPQYRGKLVIADPTVHTTTAQWLANLHKIMGKEKADKFIRDLAAMKPVLVESFAPSADRVTTGETPIGITYVYYVYLNGRKGAPVDYVRGDYRLLGDASYMSLFHKAPHPNAAKAFIDFFLDDESMNIMAKNGEFVNRKGVFPPVPDADKIKFVEMDDLGESFYTEKRKEFQKLFR from the coding sequence ATGATGCAGATTTACCGCGCATTGATAGCCTTATTTTTGTTCTTCGCCGCCCCTGTCTTCGCCCAGGACGCTAAACTCATCGAAGCGGGCAAGAAAGAAGGCAAACTGGTGCTGTACGGCACCATGCAAGGCGACACGTTTGACCTCTTGCAAAAAGCCTTCACGAAAAAAACCGGCATCGCCATCGACTACTGGCGCACCTCGGCGACCAAAGTCGCCGAGCGCGCCCTGGCCGAAGCGCGCGCCGGCAAGGCCCTATTCGATCTGGTGATGTCCACCGAAGACACCCACCGGATTATGTACAAGGAAGGCATTCTGACTCGCTATGAATCGCCCGTGTGGAAGGACTTTCCCAAAGAAGCGATCGACCCGGTGCTCGGGCCGCGCGCGCGCAACCACATCATCGGCGTGATGTACAATAAAGACGTCATCAAGCCCGCCGATGCGCCGAAGTCCCTCGAAGATATCGTCAAGCCGCAGTATCGCGGCAAACTGGTTATCGCCGACCCGACCGTCCACACGACGACCGCCCAATGGCTGGCGAATCTCCACAAGATCATGGGCAAGGAGAAGGCCGACAAATTCATCCGCGACCTGGCCGCCATGAAACCGGTCCTGGTCGAATCCTTCGCGCCCAGCGCCGATCGGGTCACCACCGGCGAGACGCCGATCGGCATCACCTATGTGTATTACGTCTATCTCAACGGCCGCAAAGGCGCGCCTGTAGACTACGTGCGCGGCGACTACCGGCTCCTCGGCGACGCCAGCTACATGTCGCTGTTTCACAAAGCACCGCACCCCAATGCGGCAAAAGCATTTATTGATTTCTTCCTCGACGACGAAAGCATGAACATCATGGCCAAGAACGGCGAGTTCGTGAATCGCAAAGGCGTTTTCCCGCCTGTGCCCGACGCCGACAAGATCAAGTTCGTCGAGATGGATGATCTCGGCGAAAGCTTCTACACTGAAAAACGCAAAGAATTTCAAAAATTATTCCGCTAA